Below is a genomic region from Burkholderia pseudomultivorans.
GGAGGACGGCGACACGCTGGTCGTAAAGGGCGTGGGCCCCGACGAGCGCGCGTGGCTGATCGAATCGGAACCCGACGTGTATTACGTGACCGATCACTACGTCGGCTGGCCGATCGTGCTGGTGCGCCTGTCGGCTGCGGATCCTGACGCGGTGAGAAACCTGCTTCGGCGGGAATGGGAGGCGATCGTGCCGGCCAAATGGCGGGAAGC
It encodes:
- a CDS encoding MmcQ/YjbR family DNA-binding protein, which gives rise to MTFDDVRQIALAWQGVEEGTSYGTPALKVRRKMLARLREDGDTLVVKGVGPDERAWLIESEPDVYYVTDHYVGWPIVLVRLSAADPDAVRNLLRREWEAIVPAKWREAGDAR